A genome region from Bombus terrestris chromosome 10, iyBomTerr1.2, whole genome shotgun sequence includes the following:
- the LOC100650087 gene encoding UDP-glucose:glycoprotein glucosyltransferase isoform X4 yields the protein MNIDMRLIIFFYFLLLCMIYIKADRRVNKYVTTLIDAKWKETPLALEAAEYLNDENPSYFWKFIDAFANYDLRNVTEKENYDAVIAFAEKYLSQSEVALMKLGLSLRIYSARVEMFTQMAENKNVSIFDCYNVVDVGGVFTCSLEELEELASQDTWLHPDIYSVDHRYYTSQQSEKIIILYGQIGTPKFSDFHNKLKSLAENRGINYILRHYLKDRIDKNVRLSGYGVELQMKSTEYKATDDSDIKDNAGKDSEATNDSAEETDGINFVTLKNLYPDKQLELDKLQTHLLETSHEIGALKVWQFQELSHQAAERIMNSPTNEAINVLTDISQNFPMQAKSLIRTKANNEMKKEMKLNQAMFSTALNIQPTDTALFINGLFFDLEAVDVLSLLESLRSELRVMESLRKIGFSKTEMGTLLALGLSANTEKQEFAMDIRDSAIIWVNDIEQDSAYGRWSSSLTELLRPTFPGMLRNIRRNLYNLVLIIDPLSGESTPLITLAQSLYLHSVPLRVGFVFVTNYDTSITGLTDASVAVNNAYHYFAETKGSEHALQFLINLGNYIGPEGPDVEDVKKAIKVQDSSANINYILGEESEYDVGRHLANDFVKRSGFKKFPQALLNGVPLSAEQLNANSFEEAVLSTIMSQTPALQKAVYRGEITEGDDVVDYIMNQPNVMPRLNERILKPEKHTWLNLIGTIPNDKDYSKWSPQDLSTWLMDRMRYMYVTRRTSVHHLYTFWVVANLNDAEGRQLLREALEYIDSNADVRISVIINPFDGTNDDNTIDINQIVLATLHSLPVDKAIRFIRDIIKEDVANGKIDIEEEAVKEQLKNQADELFVHRQYVKTVLNLQQGVRAIVCNGRLIGPLDEGEEFTSEDFSLLERFSQSTYDDKSFKMLIKEQLLENDEHERQEVTDDMIMKITSLLASHPQTRSRFHIPFHGDEYSAIKVPATNSDEVVFTLIAIVDPVSRGAQKLGPILKTLQQSLNCNIKVFLNCLDKNSDMPLKSFYRFVFEPQLQFSPDGHVNGAMAKFTKLPTSSLLTQYIHAPENWLVEVVRSVYDLDNIKLDNVAIGVHSEFELEHLLLEGHCFEAVIGNPPRGLQITLGTGKQPLMVDTIVMANLGYFQLKANPGEWILRMRQGRSAEIYDFTTIGGQDVLQNGNDVKVVISSLRSHVLKVKVSKKPDKVGMDLLSEDDKSSGLWNSISSFSKFWTFTTADDSDDEDEKLNIFSLASGHLYERFLKIMMLSVIKHTKSPVKFWFLKNYLSPTLKDFLPHMAKEYGFEYELVQYKWPRWLHQQTEKQRTIWGYKILFLDVLFPLNVKKIIFVDADQVVRADLKELATMDLGGAPYAYTPFCDSRKEMDGFRFWKQGYWRNHLQGRAYHISALYVVDLKRFRRIAAGDRLRGQYQALSQDPNSLSNLDQDLPNNMIHQVSIKSLPQEWLWCETWCDDASKKYAKTIDLCNNPMTKEAKLQAAVRILPEWIGYDEEIKALQMKLENENRQTEKEENETFGDVEDFTKHEEL from the exons ATGAATATTGAT ATGcggttaattatatttttttattttttactactGTGTATGATATACATTAAAGCAGACAGAAgggtaaataaatatgtaaccACCCTAATAGATGCAAAATGGAAAGAAACACCCTTAGCTCTTGAAGCTgctgaatatttaaatgatgAAAATCCAAgttatttttggaaatttatagATGCTTTTGCCAATTATGATTTAAGAAATG ttacAGAAAAAGAGAACTACGATGCTGTTATTGCTTTtgctgaaaaatatttatctcaATCAGAAGTAGCATTAATGAAATTGGGTCTGTCTCTACGAATTTATTCGGCACGAGTGGAAATGTTCACACAAAtggcagaaaataaaaatgtttccatCTTTGATTGTTATAATGTAGTGGACGTCGGTGGAGTGTTTACTTGTTCTTTAGAAGAATTAGAGGAACTAGCTAGTCAA GATACTTGGTTACATCCAGATATATATAGTGTAGATCATCGTTATTATACGTCTCAGCAGtcagaaaaaattattatattgtatggCCAGATTGGAACACCAAAATTCTCAGATTTTCATAACAAATTAAAAAGTCTTGCAGAAAATAGaggaattaattatattttgcgaCATTATTTAAAG GACAGAATAGACAAAAATGTACGTTTATCGGGATATGGGGTAGAATTGCAAATGAAGTCTACAGAATATAAAGCAACAGATGATTCGGATATCAAAGATAATGCAGGAAAAGACTCAGAGGCCACTAATGATAGCGCTGAAGAAACAGATGgaattaattttgtaacattaAA AAACTTGTACCCTGATAAGCAATTAGAGCTGGATAAATTACAAACTCATTTACTTGAAACCAGTCATGAAATTGGTGCTCTAAAAGTGTGGCAGTTTCAAGAATTAAGTCATCAAGCAGCTGAAAGGATAATGAATTCTCCCACAAACGAAGCCATTAATGTTTTGACGGATATTTCGCAAAATTTTCCAATgcaa GCGAAATCTCTAATTAGAACAAAAGCGAATAatgaaatgaagaaagaaatgaaactcAATCAAGCAATGTTTTCTACAGCTTTAAATATACAACCCACAGATACTGCGCTTTTTATTAATGGTTTATTTTTTGATCTAGAAGCAGTAGATGTGCTTAGTCTTTTAGAATCATTAAGAAGCGAATTGAGAGTAATGGAATCTCTTCGTAAAATCG GATTTAGTAAGACGGAGATGGGTACATTGCTGGCTTTGGGTTTGTCCGCTAACACGGAAAAACAAGAATTTGCAATGGATATAAGAGATTCGGCAATAATTTGGGTAAACGATATCGAACAGGATTCAGCTTACGGAAGATGGTCGTCGTCGTTAACAGAATTATTAAGACCAACTTTTCCTGGCATGCTTAGAAATATTAGAagaaatttgtacaatttg GTATTAATTATTGACCCTTTAAGCGGGGAATCCACCCCTTTGATAACTTTAGCTCAATCTTTATATCTACATTCCGTACCATTAAGGGTAGGTTTTGTTTTCGTAACGAATTACGATACTTCTATAACTGGATTGACTGATGCTAGTGTCGCCGTTAATAATGCATATCATTACTTTGCGGAAACTAAAGGATCGGAACATGCTCTGCAATTTCTGATAAAT TTAGGAAATTATATTGGTCCAGAAGGTCCAGACGTAGAAGATGTAAAGAAGGCAATAAAAGTGCAAGATTCGTCAGCTAACATAAATTATATCCTCGGTGAAGAATCTGAATATGACGTAGGACGTCACTTAGCTAATGATTTCGTAAAACGATCtggttttaaaaaatttccgCAAGCTTTGTTAAATGGTGTACCTTTGTCAGCCGAACAATTGAACGCCAATTCATTTGAAGAAGCTGTTCTATCTACGATCATGTCACAAACGCCTGCATTACAAAAAGCAGTGTATCGAGGAGAAATAACCGAAGGAGATGATGTAGTCGATTATATTATGAATCAGCCAAATGTTATGCCTCG CTTGAACGAGCGAATATTAAAACCGGAGAAACACACATGGTTAAACTTAATTGGCACTATACCTAACGATAAAGATTATAGTAAATGGAGTCCTCAAGATTTATCAACATGGTTGATGGATAGAATGCGTTATATGTACGTAACACGACGCACAAGTGTACACCATTTATATACCTTTTGGGTTGTAGCAAATTTAAATGACGCAGAAGGGAGACAATTATTACGCGAGGCACTTGAATACATA GATTCGAATGCAGATGTCAGAATTAGTGTAATCATTAATCCGTTCGACGGTACTAATGATGATAATACAATTGATATTAATCAAATAGTTCTAGCTACCTTACATAGCCTGCCGGTAGATAAGGCTATACGTTTTATTCGTGACATAATTAAAGAAGATGTTGCTAACGGCAAAATTGACATAGag GAAGAGGCTGTAAAAGAACAGTTGAAAAACCAAGCCGATGAATTGTTTGTACATCGCCAGTACGTGAAAACGGTACTAAACCTGCAACAGGGAGTTAGAGCGATCGTGTGTAATGGACGATTAATTGGTCCTTTAGACGAGGGCGAAGAATTTACAAGCGAAGACTTTTCGCTTTTAGAAAGATTCAGTCAAAGTACTTATGATGATAAATCGTTCAAAATGTTAATAAAGGAACAATTGTTGGAAAATGATGAGCATG AAAGACAAGAAGTCACCGATGATATGATAATGAAAATTACATCCTTGTTAGCATCGCACCCTCAAACGCGGAGCCGATTTCACATTCCATTTCACGGTGATGAATATAG CGCCATAAAGGTTCCAGCAACAAATTCGGATGAAGTGGTATTTACCTTGATCGCTATCGTTGATCCAGTATCTCGCGGCGCACAAAAATTGGGTCCGATTTTAAAAACGCTTCAACAATCTTTAAACTGTAACATTAAAGTGTTTTTAAACTGTTTGGACAAAAATAGCGATATGCCGTTGAAAAG TTTTTATCGTTTCGTGTTCGAACCTCAGTTACAATTCTCCCCCGATGGACATGTTAATGGGGCTATggcaaaatttacaaaattaccaACTTCATCTCTTTTGACACAGTATATTCATGCACCAGAAAATTGGTTAGTGGAAGTAGTTCGGAGCGTGTACGATTTAGACAATATTAAATTGGATAATGTAGCAATTGGAGTGCACAG CGAATTTGAATTAGAGCATTTACTTCTTGAAGGTCATTGTTTCGAAGCAGTAATCGGAAATCCACCTCGTGGATTACAAATCACATTGGGAACGGGAAAGCAACCATTAATGGTTGACACTATAGTAATGGCAAACTTGGGATATTTTCAGCTTAAAGCAAACCCAGGGGAATGGATATTGCGTATGCGGCAAGGACGGTCGGCGGAAATCTATGATTTTACTACTATCGGTGGTCAAGATGTTTTACAAAACGGCAATGACGTAAAAGTTGTTATAAGTTCTCTTAGAAGTCACGTGTTGAAAGTTAAAGTATCGAAAAAGCCGGACAAGGTGGGAATGGATCTTTTATCGGAAGACGATAAAAGTTCTGGCTTATGGAACTCTATTTCTAG cTTTTCCAAATTTTG GACATTTACGACAGCAGACGATAGTGACGATGaggatgaaaaattaaatatcttctCTTTAGCCTCTGGACACTTGTATGAAAGATTTCTGAAAATTATGATGTTAAGCGTTATAAAGCATACCAAAAGTCCCGTCAAATTCTGGTTCCTGAAGAATTATCTATCACCAACGTTAAAA GATTTTTTACCACATATGGCAAAGGAATATGGTTTTGAATATGAATTGGTACAATACAAATGGCCTCGCTGGCTCCATCAGCAAACTGAAAAGCAAAGAACCATATGGGGTTACAAAATACTGTTTTTGGATGTGCTGTTCCCTTTAAAcgttaaaaagataatattcgTTGATGCTGATCAG GTTGTAAGGGCAGATTTAAAAGAATTGGCGACCATGGACCTTGGCGGCGCGCCATATGCATACACTCCATTTTGTGACAGCAGGAAAGAAATGGACGGATTTCGATTTTGGAAACAAGGTTATTGGCGAAATCATTTACAGGGGCGTGCTTATCACATCAGTGCTCTGTACGTGGTAGATTTGAAGCGATTCCGACGTATTGCAGCCGGAGACAGATTAAGGGGACAGTATCAAGCATTGAGCCAAGATCCTAATAGTTTGTCTAATTTGGACCAA GATCTCCCCAATAACATGATTCATCAAGTGAGTATTAAATCACTGCCGCAAGAGTGGTTATGGTGTGAGACTTGGTGCGACGATGCATCCAAGAAATATGCCAAAACTATAGACTTG TGTAATAATCCAATGACTAAGGAAGCTAAATTACAAGCTGCTGTACGTATATTACCGGAATGGATAGGTTATGATGAAGAAATAA